The proteins below are encoded in one region of Phaseolus vulgaris cultivar G19833 chromosome 1, P. vulgaris v2.0, whole genome shotgun sequence:
- the LOC137814463 gene encoding uncharacterized protein produces the protein MQYMKPAYRNVSPYRYVFSRSLNPNPLLLLSPFRRPETFYLSPPVSCFSSSMAVPPSSLEKQFDAFRVQLEQSGTLRDRIRSVVSEIESSTRLIYATLLLVHQSGPTPGLLEKARSQVNVLKEQYKKLADVLGESPGQYHRYHGDWRSETQTVVSMLTFMHWLETGSLLDHKEAEEKLGLSSDFGLDVEDYLTGVCFMSNELPRYVVNQVTAGDYDCPRKVLKFLTDLHAAFRMLNLRNDFLRKKFDGMKYDLRKVEEVYYDVKIRGLTPNGEPVGNLEIKESKDNLLL, from the exons ATGCAATATATGAAACCAGCATATCGAAACGTGTCTCCCTACCGCTACGTCTTTTCTCGTTCCTTAAACCCTAACCCTCTCCTTCTCCTATCCCCGTTTCGGAGACCCGAAACGTTTTACCTTTCACCCCCCGTTTCGTGCTTCTCCTCCTCAATGGCGGTGCCTCCGTCGTCGCTAGAGAAGCAGTTCGACGCGTTTAGGGTTCAGCTCGAACAATCTGGAACGCTACGCGACCGAATTCGAAGCGTTGTTTCGGAGATTGAGTCCTCCACTAGGCTCATCTATGCCACTCTTCTTCTCGTTCACCAGTCTGGCCCCACTCCCG GGCTTTTAGAGAAGGCCAGGTCTCAGGTCAATGTGTTAAAGGAGCAGTATAAGAAACTTGCTGATGTTCTTGGAGAAAGCCCTGGGCAATACCATAG GTATCATGGTGATTGGAGGAGTGAAACACAGACTGTAGTTTCAATGCTTACGTTTATGCACTGGCTAGAAACAGGAAGCCTTCTCGACCACAAAGAGGCTGAGGAAAAACTTGGGT TGAGTTCAGACTTTGGTCTAGATGTTGAAGACTACTTAACAG GTGTCTGTTTTATGTCTAATGAATTG CCAAGGTATGTGGTGAATCAAGTGACAGCTGGGGACTACGATTGCCCAAGGAAGGTCTTAAAGTTCTTGACAGACCTCCATGCTGCATTTCGCATGCTTAATCTTCGTAATGATTTTTTGCGAAAGAAGTTTGATG GAATGAAGTATGACCTAAGAAAAGTGGAAGAAGTTTATTATGATGTTAAGATTCGAGGGTTGACACCGAATGGTGAGCCAGTTGGAAACTTGGAGATCAAGGAATCAAAGGACAATCTTTTGTTGTAG
- the LOC137814464 gene encoding serine/threonine-protein kinase PCRK1-like: MKCFTFSYGEKKDEPKGFRSTSGPSENSTCADIRRSGSELNSLEASDSGSTESLRRNAMPSLSQRPSNLRVFTVSELKSATRNFSRSVKIGEGGFGCVYLGLIKSVEVPSGKSEVAIKQLSKRGMQGHREWVTEVNVLGVVEHPNLVKLVGYCAEDDERGIQRLLIYEYMPNRSVEHHLSHRSEAPLSWSRRLKIARDAARGLTYLHEEMDFQIIFRDFKSSNILLDEQWNAKLSDFGLARLGPSDGLTHVSTAVVGTMGYASPEYIQTGRLTSKNDVWSYGVFLYELITGRRPLDRNRPRGEQKLLEWIRPYLSDGKKFQLILDPRLDKKQIFKSAHRLSMIANRCLVKNPKNRPKMSEVLEMVNGMVEYSSSRSSPPLPLRSVARVETSQETETNNKKRTMDQKPGESNWFVRMWRPKLLRTC, translated from the exons ATGAAGTGTTTTACATTCTCCTATGGAGAGAAGAAAGATGAGCCCAAAGGCTTTAGGTCAACATCGGGCCCGTCAGAGAATTCCACGTGTGCTGATATTAGAAGATCTGGTTCCGAGTTAAATTCTCTAGAAGCTTCAGACAGTGGCAGCACAGAATCCCTCAGGAGGAATGCAATGCCCAGTTTGTCCCAGAGGCCCAGCAACCTCAGAGTTTTTACTGTTTCTGAACTGAAATCAGCCACAAGGAATTTCAGTCGCTCTGTTAAGATTGGAGAGGGCGGATTTGGGTGTGTCTACCTGGGATTGATTAAAAGTGTGGAGGTCCCCTCTGGAAAAAGTGAAGTTGCAATTAAACAGCTTAGTAAAAGGGGAATGCAG GGGCACAGGGAATGGGTGACAGAAGTGAATGTCCTGGGCGTTGTTGAGCATCCGAATCTTGTGAAACTAGTGGGTTATTGTGCAGAAGATGATGAAAGAGGAATCCAGCGGCTTCTGATTTATGAATACATGCCAAACAGAAGTGTGGAACACCATTTATCCCACCGATCAGAGGCTCCTCTTTCATGGAGTAGGAGATTGAAAATAGCTCGAGATGCAGCTCGTGGATTAACATACCTGCATGAAGAAATGGATTTTCAG ATAATTTTCAGAGATTTCAAATCTTCAAATATCCTTTTGGATGAACAATGGAATGCAAAGCTGTCAGACTTTGGGTTGGCAAGGCTGGGACCATCAGATGGACTGACTCATGTCTCAACCGCG GTTGTGGGAACAATGGGATATGCATCTCCGGAATATATTCAAACTGGACGTCTAACATCAAAGAATGATGTGTGGAGCTACGGTGTCTTCCTTTATGAACTTATCACCGGTAGGCGCCCTTTAGATCGAAATCGCCCCAGGGGTGAGCAGAAGCTCTTGGAATGGATAAGACCATACTTATCAGATGGGAAGAAATTTCAACTAATATTAGACCCAAGACTTGATAAGAAACAAATATTCAAATCAGCCCATAGACTTTCTATGATAGCAAACCGATGCTTGGTAAAAAATCCAAAGAATCGCCCAAAGATGAGTGAGGTATTGGAAATGGTGAATGGGATGGTAGAATATTCTTCATCCCGTTCTAGTCCACCATTGCCCTTGAGGAGTGTGGCAAGAGTGGAAACTTCCCAGGAGACTGAAACAAATAACAAGAAACGGACCATGGATCAGAAGCCTGGAGAAAGTAATTGGTTTGTTAGGATGTGGAGACCAAAGCTTCTAAGAACATGTTGA